One region of Desmodus rotundus isolate HL8 chromosome 11, HLdesRot8A.1, whole genome shotgun sequence genomic DNA includes:
- the DPPA5 gene encoding developmental pluripotency-associated 5 protein, whose product MGTLPKRKDIPPWVKVPEDLKDPEVFQVQTQLLEAMFGPGGSRIPYIEQVSKAMLELKVLESSNFTEVVVYGNYMYKLRTKWMLQSMAERHRLRQERGMLRLEEAMNALELDPSMK is encoded by the exons ATGGGGACCCTGCCGAAACGGAAAGATATCCCACCGTGGGTGAAAGTTCCGGAAGACTTGAAAGATCCCGAGGTGTTCCAGGTCCAGACGCAGCTGCTGGAAGCCATGTTTG GCCCAGGCGGATCTCGAATCCCGTACATCGAGCAAGTGAGCAAAGCCATGCTTGAGCTGAAGGTTCTGGAATCCTCGAACTTCACCGAGGTCGTGGTTTACGGCAATTACATGTACAAGCTCCGAACCAAGTGGATGCTCCAGTCCATGGCTGAGAGGCACCGCCTGAGGCAGGAGCGAG GGATGCTCAGACTTGAGGAAGCCATGAATGCCCTCGAGCTAGACCCTTCGATGAAGTGA